In a single window of the Penaeus chinensis breed Huanghai No. 1 chromosome 4, ASM1920278v2, whole genome shotgun sequence genome:
- the LOC125025236 gene encoding uncharacterized protein LOC125025236, which produces MLEGKRMPDEWKKNTLIPIYKNKGDTQDCGCYRGIKLMSHTMKLWERVLDERLRNIVVMCDQQEALIPEVCGKAIQNMYENSVTNVRSVVGTTDSFTVEVGLDQGSVLNPFLFAIIMDRLTESIRRSAPEMMMLADDIVLRCEGRQELEDNLEVWRFALERRGMKVSRMKGKIYRTLYVMETVPVTKLQEKKMEVAEM; this is translated from the exons ATGCTTGAAGGAAAAAGGATGCCTGACgagtggaaaaaaaatacactgaTTCCAATTTACAAGAATAAAGGTGATACGCAAGATTGTGGCTGCTACAGGGGTATTAAACTAATGAGCCACACTATGAAACTCTGGGAAAGAGTGTTGGATGAACGGCTAAGGAATATTGTAGTAATGTGTGATCAACA AGAAGCACTGATCCCGGAAGTGTGTGGGAAGGCAATACAGAATATGTATGAAAATAGTGTTACCAATGTGAGAAGTGTTGTCGGTACAACAGACAGCTTTACGGTAGAAGTTGGGCTAGACCAAGGATCCGTACTTAACCCATTCCTATTTGCGATCATAATGGATAGGCTAACGGAAAGCATTAGAAGAAGTGCGCCAGAGATGATGATGCTTGCAGATGATATCGTGCTCCGCTGTGAGGGTAGACAAGAACTAGAAGATAACCTAGAAGTGTGGAGGTTTGCAttggaaaggaggggaatgaaggtGAGCAGAA TGAAAGGGAAAATCTACAGGACCTTGTATGTTATGGAGACTGTACCAGTGACAAAATtgcaggaaaagaaaatggaggtgGCAGAAATGTAG